The Dermacentor silvarum isolate Dsil-2018 chromosome 7, BIME_Dsil_1.4, whole genome shotgun sequence genomic sequence TCGGAGTGCGGACGATCGCCAAACGCCGGCTCCGTCGCAGCCCCGTCGTGGAACACCGGCGAACCAGCGGCACCTTCTTCACGATCGCCGCCAGCAACGTCGTACACGTCGCAGGCCGGCGCTCGACGCCGCGTTAGCGCTACGTCGTCGCCAGTGCTTTCGTTGTCCACGACGGGGTCTTCGCCGAACAGCGCCCAGAGGTCATCGAGTGCGTCGCTCTCTGGAAATACGGACGCCGAATCCGTCGGATCTGCCGCAGGAAGCATGTCGGTGTTGATTGGCACGGGCACTGCATCAACCGCGCCATCCGATTCGAGTCGGCCGTCTTTGGACACAAGAGTCACTTCGGCTGAAGGGCTCTCGGTCATTCCAACGACGCGGCCTGCGTCTGAGGCCTGCTTCTCGCTGCATTCCTGGGATTGAGGCGCGTCCACTTCCGTCTCTGCCCATCCTTCGTTGGGAGGGACGCAATCTTTCGTTTCGCATATGTCCGCCGCGGTTCCGTCGTCCGACGTGGACGTAGGGGAATCCCTTGGAAACAGCAAGGAGTCCAGTTTGTCGTGCCCCGCGCCTCCACCGTGCACTTCTCTGAAGAACTGCTCGATTTGCTTGGGTGACACTGACCGATCAAGAGAGGATCGCAACTCGAGGGCCAGAAAGTGCCACAGCGGCCACTGGCTGCGGTTGTCCCGATTGCCGCATGAGGCGGGGTTCTCTTGCATGGAGTGAACCCCAGCGGACGCGCATCGACGGTACAGTTGGTGCAAAAAGAGCCGGTCTTCTTCGGGCCACGACGAAAAGAAATACCGGCTGCCACCGGCACAGGGAGCCTCAAGCGGCGAACGTTCCATGCTGGACAGGTCGCTCTTTTTTCTTGCAACACCAGAGCAGCAGCGAAACAGCGGACAAAAAACTGTGCAGCTCCACCGAGAGCTTGTAGTCACACCGAATGCACAAAAGAACGATGTAATGACGGCAAGGAGCAGGTGTTCGAATGCCCAGTGGTTCGTCGACTGTCCCTCTGCCACGGCCTCTTGTGTATttcccttcgcctctgcctcctctcctagcagctgcagcagcgcctctTTGCGGTCAACAAGGAAATTACGGACGCGCGAGCCGCGAGCTCGGCCGTGCTCGAccgacgcgcgctcgctagcgCGGGAGCTGCGTCTTCGGCGTTCATTGTTGCCTAGGTGCGCGTGCTGCATTGCATCAAGTAGTgcactagaatgggggagtgggtccagcggacgtcttggcaagcgccgagggtgaagcaaaaaagtTGAAATTGCAGCGGCGCTGCAGTCATCTTATTCTGAagctccggccaataaacgttggctccggctgtttcagcAGCGCCCATTATTGACTCACGGGCTCAGTAGCTATCGTCTGCTTGACGCAgtgtcgttgttgcgtcgtttgcattttttccgccgctctttttccattttatttacagtGGATCGGTGGGGTTTAATATAactgttgccgccaccgagtatccaaACCAGGCGCAGCAGAgtctgtcaaagctccatgcagctgtggcAGGCTCTCCGACGCGaaaagcgtccggccggcgcgcgtGGCCGTTCAATCAGGAGaaggcgacggtggcgccaccaacttttcaataaaaaaagcctcagcggggagcctgcgttggacccactcccccgtCTAGTACACCCTACATCAAGTAAACAACGCAAAAGCGAATGGACATTCGAGATGGCGCTTTCTCGACCTTCTAAAAACGTACGTCACGACTCGAACACGTGAAAAGTGACGCACGTACCCGCAGCCAGGACAGGTGGTTAGTACCATACAGGCGCACAAATTATCTCCTGCAGTCACTAAGACACACCCTACCAGCACCGGTAAATAAATTAGGGAAATAAAATGTTATCATAAGTACCTTGACTCGAAAACAAGTTAGAGCGTATTTTTGTAAAGTGGGCTGAATGCACAATAAATTACGAAAAATGAAATTTCTATTTTACATTCTTCACTATATGTAACATCCTTTTGCGCTCAGTGTTTCATAATCCACTGTGTCATAATATGGTGCATCCTAGACGTGTTGACTGTTGTGCTTATTTTTGAAATTTGATAGACATTATTTGGGATGTATAATACAATATGCACCTTAGCTTTGTGGTTCACTCAGCGTAATTGATTTTTTTATAGCcaagctatatacctctaccaaccaacggttctttcgtgtgcccagcaaaaaactgataaggtccctgttgtcaaaaaagaaaaagtacaaaacaagCGTCAAAATCACATGACAGATGATATGGTCCCTGTTGTCAgcaattgaaggcacaaaacagcaTATCTTCATTGCCATATCTTCGCCATGCGGAAACCGGTCTTGCCGCACTACCGAGCGCttgttttccaagaaaaaaaaaaaaaaacctgcccagtcacgatcgggcgcacagagcgagcggcggtgataaaggtgtcgcgcttcgacgtgacgtggtaTAAGCATATCATTCGCTCCGCTTGTGAAATGAACCCTGAACggacaaggcaagaaaaaaaaaaagcaaactcgGGCGTGAGTAAATGTTGACCATCGAACTGTTTCATCGGAAAGGAAAATGCAATTGCCCTGTTCTTATATTCATTCGCGATCATATCTTACTGGCGAGAGTTGCTGGCGCGCGTCCTTGCGGTCACCGGTAACGGTGGCCTGTCCCGGAACCACTCTACAGATATGCgaatttcgtttcttgatcggtcgtttGGAAGGGCTGAAATTGTGGCGCTATCAGGCGCTTGTTTTTGTATACCGCATATTCTTTTCTTTAATAATTCCTTTGGTGAATCTCAACAACTTCGCTATAATCGACGTTCACGACGTGGATTGGACCTACATTTTGTCATAAAAGCTATATAATTATCTGAAAAGGTTATTATTTCTTTACATGTTGCATTTTTGTTCTGCTACACTGTAATTGTAGATCGTAACAGATGAGTGTTTGATATGTTGAACGTATGCCGATAGGAGACttaggcccggattctgaaacgctcctttccttactaaggacgtcttacacgttgtaaggcgacctggcgtcaattctggaacgtcccttactaaggggcactaagttagggcctccttggtgcttcctcacgcttaggaagccggcatgctaccttcatgcttcctaaccgcgctcctctacctgaacgtatgcttctccgcaggactttgcacgcggtacgctcggcttggataggtgccgtgcgcagccaacgccgcggcagccagccgccgtgtattgacgtccagtttggctccgcagactgcgctttgtgccatttcttttgtgattccgtttttctgtgaaaagcgagcggcgagaatgacggccttgcgatatttatccgaagcttcgaaagctatgactgtgtacaagcctccgccgttgactccagtctggcatgtgattgacaggcattatccactggaacactacaacgaagtggagtttctagcccggtatcgtttttccaagcgagctgttgcaaccatactgacagagctgcaactgctttgtaacactgacaacagaggagcgccgctacctgctctgttgaaggtcctcatcgcactgcgtttttacggaacggtTGCCATGCAAGCTGTTGTAggggaccttgtgtgtgtatcccaaccctctatatgccgatgcatttgagataagacacagctgatatgcctacgtctgtatcccaagtacgttcggctgccaaacgccagtgaagcgaggtcagtcatgactaggttctatgccattggaggattccccggggttactgggtccatagattgtacttatatacccattaaaagccccggtgtagacgacgcagaagagacggaggaagaacgagccgcacgcctcgagaagcgtcgtaagtacgaagtggccaggcgagtggattcagatctggatagcacccgaaacgtgttcaagtcactggacgacaaccccttatcctcccgcctcaccgaccatcgggccgtctttgtggcaattgagaaacaataagatgaagactttcacaataaatacgttaccatttaataatgtctagtctttaatataaccataacttaacgagaggtaacaaccaaacctaaacattcagacgtacgaagctaaatgaaaaagacgtaaccgtagagagaaccaagctaaacaataagattaaccgtacctctagctacgcacatccaggcataactgagttaagccacagccaatttttcttcctccgtgaaataagttttgcccggcatggcatgatggcaaatacacacatacacacgcacgaaacaaaacgcaggccaaaaagaaaaagaaagcgacgcctgaccaaccgaactgtcagatgctgccaaagttgctaggctgagcttgctttcctgccgtgtgcatcatttttgagctatttttacgtcattgatgaaagaaatggtatttatgcccttatatagaagtagaaatgcaattctaacagcgccggaagtttactttggcaattcattagaaatattttgcatattttcgtaagtaatctcaaaaccagaagcctgtaacgttccacttcctttggtgaggcgtaaagtccctagattttaagcaaaaaaaaaatatctagggactttagtgaggcgctccttccgcggggaaggtaaaaggaagctttaagaattcgcgatggccttctgagggcgcctaacgtttaggtagcatgaaggactccttgcgtaaggtagggagacggtctaaggttaggagcatttcaGAATccgccacgctagcggcaaaaaacgcgcgcgtcatgccgcgagcggcaagttgccgcgcggcagcgcgatacgatctcgcgcgctctcggaacgctgAATCACCGTGAGCAGAAAGGGCACGAACGGACAGCGTCCACAAATCCCTCCatggaaccgcgagagacgacgatcgtcgattggaaagccggtgcgaagcggcggcggtccggttgccatggctccgtgacgtcaccctcgtcactcttgattggttcttcatctcgcggcacgcggcattttcCGCAGAAAtgcgagaaaacgatcgcctgaaggcgctgctgcgcaaagcccctatataaaactgctgcgcctcctgacagcgcccccaatgtggaaattccaagcagcgcggtcgctccgcggtgcagtctccgctttgtttacattgtttcgcccgcgctttccttcgctgctcgtgctcacggcgctccattttcgacggcggcagatcgcctgcttgctgaacagcgatgcaaagactgcagtgcgatttcaagacggttgccgacgccaacagttttttttttttcgtggcggcaacctcaagaaaggggagcgtctgcttccacacgtgtgtggtgttgaaaaattgtggacggtgatgtgacagtgaaagagtgcgtgtcggaggtgtccaacaagattgtatacgacatcgagttagaggtacacgccgagttcagtaatttagtcacttttatttctctatgatgcagtcacaaagcggtcatgcatgcttgcagagacggtgacgattgcggttggtttcgttggtcgctgggcgcgcacacacggctgctctcattttggctcccagggagcaCGTGGTATCAGTACTGTCAgagcagaaagaacacatgcattaggcaccagtaagccaataaaattaattaacgatgtaagtactacatatgtgcataatgccttatatcatgctgtataaatatttaatgtatatcatgccttattcaatgaagatgttagagtcatggcaactcattgcattattgagcaaggtatcttttcactggtcatgagaaatcactcgtacaaactgctccgcgaaatgaacccaggtcacggtaaccagtgattaccttgggaccagcagcacgagcgcaagaattagcgatacatgcctcaccaaagcaaatctagtttctcgtcgggcgaatgccccgccacagcaaaagtaagctcacaccgatggccggctactacatgaaacgaagattcttggcgggaagagtgaagcaggaagaatgtgcaaggttgcaattactttaaaacatgcttggatattgtgaacccagaaagcatggccaagcaacaaacataacgcgcgcgtctcgggtagctgctttgcgatctgccgcttaccgacgcatgcgatgaccgcagcttgcattaaatacggattgccaccacacaaaagacgaGTAACGTGCGGtaccttttgttgcctgcacaactagggATTTAtattgcagcgtttggaaaaagatataattatcttgagctcgTCTTTGCCGATCGCTAGTGAACGAACAgcacaatcaattaaattcgtgggttttgcgtgccaaaagcacgatatcactatgaggcacgctgtaatggagggtctcaggaataaatttgaccaccgggggttctttaacgtgcacaaaaatcaaagtacatggcaagaactgtattcttgcatttcgcccccatcgaaatgcggccgccgtggccgggaatcgagctcgcgtcgtcgagcttagcggcgctacacgtatgcatttaccgctaagctaacacggcggatttcactgtacgattcaactacgcgacacgtctaaacaaacggtcatgcgctaaatacaggcacattgttactattgcgtttttatcgagcggccgtgatattgcacgcgaaactacgtgacttacttgactcgatcggcgcactgcagttatccacgcttgtcgtctgtcctcctcgtaccacctctccggaattctgtagaacttcacgggtggctttcgacttttcgaggttCTTGTGGCAATAAACTAcgcagcagtattgcgtgccacctttcctggttgatgaggtcgcgctcgccgtcacgaaaacaacgcacgcggtcgctcgcgccgtagagaacacgggcgcgcgctggcccggcggcgaccttcgacactttcATCCTTCCACCAggggagcgggcggcgctggtgccgcgcgggcaaactttaggttgccccGCGTTGCCGCGCGCTcttgacgcgcgtttttgccgcatGTTTTTGCCGTGAGCGTGGCCGTATCcacacgtacacactagcggcaaaacgcgcgcggcgcgccgccggcggcaaaacgcagcagcggcaggacggccacaccaaccggcggcgcgccgctgcggcaatcacgtgacagactagactctctccccccttctcgaactatccgtcagctcggtcagggagctgacgcgtgcagatgatagtgcgtaACTAGTTTCCGGCTAtcaccggacgcgagtacgaaacgagcggtcgggcgggtccgcatgacaccagtttcccgcgcgcacgtcacagaagtgggccgctctcattggtcgccttcATCAGCGGCACGCGACAAACCGCAAAAAATGGGTCCAGGAGCGATCCGTGTCGCGGCAAGGAAAACCtgtgtcgagaaccgaggggtcgcagcggagcgccagaacaagaggaccagctcagcaggctttcagaacggactagcgcgtgccgtgcttgcgccgctggcacgcgccgcccaactttatttttctcgtctgtcgcagccgggcccaaggctccggccgagaacgctgaccttagcgttcgcgcttagcagcgtcggtgggcgctacaaggccccccgcctagacggaacggcgaaatggactcgtcgacgaggcagagatggggctgtcttggtgtcgagcatatcgacgggtgcgccagcgacatccgcggggagctccttgggaggcgtttcgacgtaggctggtttgaggcggtccagcgaaacgacttcttcgcggccattcaataggatggtggcggacttctgcgtcttgtggaggacacggtatggtccgtcgtaggggggtgtaagaggcgccttgatagcgtctcgtcggaggaagacgtgggacgaggactcaaggtccgggtggacaaagatgctgtggtccgatgaccgaggtggtacggggcgcaggtgctgaatgcagtcctgtaggcgttggaggtactgtagcggctggggcgagggggccgaagaaacgaacaagtctccaggaagccgcaggggtgcaccgtagacgagttcggccgctgaacagccaaggtcgcgacgaaggacggcacgtaggccgagaagcaccataggaaggtggtcgacccagtgctctcgatccaggcgcgcagtgagtgcagccttgagctggcgatggagccgctcaaccatgccgttggcacagggatgatatgcagtggtacggcagtgcttagtgccaagcaggcggttgagtgaagtgaaaagtgtgcagtcaaattgccggccgcgatcagttgtcacgatgctggggcagccgaagcgggaaacccatgctgaaacgaaggctttggcgaccgtttctgcagtgatgtccggaatgggcacggcttcgggccaacgggtgaagcggtcgatcattgtcagaatgtagcgacagccgtgagagtgaggaagtggtcccaccaaatcaagatggacgtggtcaaaacggcagccagggggcaagaacgac encodes the following:
- the LOC125946986 gene encoding uncharacterized protein LOC125946986 encodes the protein MQENAVSRGNRDNRSQWPLWHFLALELRSSLHRSVSPKQIEQFFREVDGGGAGHDKLDSLLFPRDSPTSTSDDGTAADICETKDCVPPNEGWAETEVDAPQSQECSEKQASDAGRVVGMTESPSAEVTLVSKDGRLESDGAVDAVPVPINTDMLPAADPTDSASVFPESDALDDLWALFGEDPVVDNESTGDDVALTRRRAPACDVYDVAGGDREEGAAGSPVFHDGAATEPAFGDRPHSDACENGYSTDDDTQWSALDSEFAANSVDKETQCEFHADFMSELLSAETALRMEVVRLGIQLRKMQVHTE